AGACGACGGCCGCGACCCGCTCGGGCCACTCCGCGGCGGCCACCAGCGCCGCGGCCGCGCCGGTGCTGGCGCCGAACAGGCCCAGCCGCAGGGTGCGCGTCGCCGGCGAGCGCCCGAGCCATTCCAGCGCGCCCAGAAGCCGCTCGCCGAGGAACGGGATGTCGAACCTCAGGTGGCCGCCGACCGCGTCCGCGCGCTCCTCCGGCAGCGTCAGCAGGTCGATCAGGAGCGTGCCGAGACCGGCGCGGCGCAGCGCGGCGGCAACGGCGCGGTTGCGCGGGCTGTGGCGGCTGCTGCCGCTCCCGTGGGCGAACAGCACGACGCCCGACGCCTTCGCGGGCAGCGACAACTCGCCCTCGATGACGCCGCCACCGGCGGGCAGACGAACAAGTTCTTCCATTCCGGACCTCCCACGCGCCGCTGCGCGCATCCGCGTGACGCGGAGACACCTGGAATATAGTGCCTGGCGGCTGCGGCTGACCGCATCGCCGGCGTCAGGACAGAATGGGGTGATTCCTTCAGCGGGGACGCCGCGTCAGTTGGCGGCGCGCAGCTTCTCCCCCCGCAGGATGCCCGATGGCGCCTGCGGCGGCATCGGCAGGCGCCGGATGCCTGCGATCCCGGCCTCCTCGAGCATCTCCCGCAGCTCGCACTCCGCGTAGGAGCGCCCCGAGGGGGTCCCGAGCAGCATGTTCAGCGAGAAGAGCGCGGGGTACACGGGACCGTCCTTGGCGTCGTCGAGGATGAACTCGTGCACGAGGAAGACGCCCCCCGGCTCGAGCGCCGCGGCGGCCTTGCGGATGATCCGCCGGCACTCCTCCGGCCCCTCGCCGTGGAGGATGTGGCTGAGCCACACCGCGTCGTAGGGCCCCCCGAGGTCGTCCTCGAGGAAGTCGCCGGCGGCGAACGACACCCTGCCCTCCAGGCCGTAGCGCGCCGCGATGCGCGCGGCCGTCGTGGCGGTGTCCGGCAGGTCGAACACCGTGGCGGCGAGGCCGGGGTTCGCCAGGCAAAAGTTGGCGGCGTAGGTCCCCGGGCCGCCGCCGAGGTCCAGCAGCCGCCGCCGGCCGCGCAGGTCGACCTCGCGCGTCACCTGCGGGGCGAGCAGCATCGCCGAGTTGTGCATGCCCATGAGGAACGCCTCTCGCACCTCCCCGCCCGCGTGGCTCGAGCGCGAGCGCACGGGGCGGCCCGCGGCGACGGCTTCGTGCAGCCGCGCCCAGGACTCCATGAGGTGATGGTGGTGCTGGATCATGTGGCCGAGATACTCCGGCGAGTCCTCCCGCAGGTACCGCTCCGAGAAGGGCGTCGCGGCGTAACGCCCCTGCGACTTGACGGCGAGGCCCAGGGCGGTGAGCGCGTCGAGCAGCACGCCGACCCCGCGCGCGTCGCCCTTGACGGCGGCGGCGATGTCCGCGGCCGCGGCCGGCCTCTCGCCGAGAGCCGAGAAGACGCCGAGGGCGACGCCGGCCTGGATGGCCGCTGAGGCCCAGTAGGCGCCGGATGTCCTGAGCAGTTCCTGGGGTGTCCACTCCTTGGTGTTCGGCATGGCGGATTCCTCCTTTGGCCAGAAGATAGCACCTCGGGGGCGCGGTCGCGCCTCCCGGTGGCAATTCCGGCCCCGAGGGCCCATATTCGATCCATCGAAAGATCTGTCGCCCGAAGGCGGCCTTCGACCCAGGCACGTCCCTCAACGGCTCGCGGTACCCGCGGTTCAGGCCGCCACCTGCCGCCTCGAGGCCTGTCGAGCCGGGATGAGGGGGGTGCGCAATGGTCGGATGTCGCCGTCCAACGCAACGCAACGGATTCCGCAGGGGGCTTTCACACGCGCTGGCGCTCGCTGCGGCGCTGGGCGCGGCTGCGACGGTCGCAGTGCCCGGCGCCGCCGCGGCGCCCAAGAACCTCGAGCGCGTGCTGCCGGCGGTCGGGGAGACCGAGATCGGCCCCGGTGCCCTCGTCAACACGCTCGGGCTCCGGTCCGCCAGGAAGGCAGTCGCGGGAAGGTACGTCACGATCGCCGATGGGCAGCGGCTCCTGCGTACCCGCGTCGCCAACCAGCTCTTCGCCGAGTTCGGCGTGTTCCGCGACGAGCAGGGGCGGTTCAGGCTGCTCGGGGCCGACGGCAGGTGGGTGAGCCTGCGCCTGAGCACGGCGCGTCACAGGTACGAGGTCGGGACCTGGGCCGGCAGGTGGAGCGCCGCGTGGTCATTCAGGCTCACGCGGCCCGCGACGGTCCCCGCGGCCGTCCTCGGCGAGCTGACGGCTGCCGGGATCGACAGCAGGCAGGTCCTCTGCGTCCTCGCCTACTCTCCCTTCGGGGCCCCGCGCGGGCTGCTCGCCACCTCCGACACCGGGGTGATGCAGCTCAACCCCGCGGGCGTGTGCGGCGCGAGCACCGCGACGCTGTTCATCACGGACAGCGTCAGGAAGGGCGCGGACCCGGCGGCCCTCGTCAGGGGCGTGCGCATCGACCCGGTCACCTTCGTCCGCTTCGTCCCGCCGGACGGGCCCGCGCTGACCCTGAGCCTCGACGACCGGCGGCTGATGCGCAACGAGGTCATCGCGTACTTCGACATGCTCGCCAGCTACAACGACTTCCTCCTCAACGACATCCGAGACGCGGTGTGGCGGACGACCGAGGGGCTGCTGACGACGAGCTACACCATCCCCGGTGACAAGGCGAAGGAGATCAACCTCGCCGATTTCTTCGTCAAGCGGGCGTCCTACGCGCTCGACCTCATTCCGGTCTACGGGACGATCGCCTCGGGGGTGTTGAAGGCGACCTACGACACCGTCGAGCTGGGGATCGCCATCGCGCACAACGCGAACCTCGCCGGCCCCCGCGTCGTCGAGAGCGTGACGAACGAGGTGCTGCACACGGCGATCGAGATCCAGAACGAGTACAACGTGGCGTACTCGCACTTCGGGCGGAACCTCGAGAAGATGCGCAACGCGACCCTGGAGGGGTGCACCGACCCGGCCGCGTGCACCTCGGACCGCAAGCTCGTGGCGTGGCTGCAGGCCGACCCGATGAAGAACGTCACCGCCGACGTGGCGCGCCTCACCCGCGAGACCGAAGTCGCGCTCCAGGAGGTCGCCATCTGGCAGAGGCTGCTGCCCATCCGCGGGCTGCTCTGGGCGCACCCGGACCTCCAGTACATGCCCAGGCAGGCGTCGTCCACCAACTGCGATCCGGGGTATCCGCTCAACTCGGCCTTCAGGAACGACGACGTGCTGGACCACTACGTGACGTGGGCCACGGGCACGGGCCACCCGGCGCTGGGCGTCCCGCTGGTGACGACGGCGGTCTACTACCCCTACTACAACTGGTACCAGCCGGGGTGGTGCGCCGGCACGGACGTCCACCGGGCCTACCGGCAGGGCTGGATCCTCGGGCTGGCCAACGACGACGCCTCCGCCGTGACGCCGCTGGGGACCGCCCTCGCCCGGCGGCTGTTCGCCCCGTGGAACCCCGACGACCCGGTCGGGTCGGGCTTCGGCCTTTCGCGGGCCGATGTCGCGTGCGGGTGGCTCACCAACAGGGCGCGCGGGTACATGGGCCGAGCCGGGTACTACTTCGACCCCTGCCACTTCGCGTTCACCGACGTCGGTGGTTCGAACGTCAGCCCCCACGAGGGCGAGAGCCCCTACCTCGCGGCCTGGGCGTGGACGGTGTCGTTCTGGACGCCGGCCCCCGGCGAGGTCGCGGCCGGCCGGCAGCAGACCGACCCGGACGTAACGTCACCCTTGGTCCCGAATCTGGACTTCGGTTCCTGCGCCGCGTTCCAGGCCGGGAGCACGAAGTCCGTGGCCGGGGGAGCCGCCGTCAAAGTCTACTTCACGAACCTGTACGACGGCGCCATCGACATCTACCGCATCCGCACTGACGGGGCCACCAGACTCGCGTTCACCCTCGCCCGGCAGGACCAGCTGGCGCGCCCGCTCGGCGGCGACAACCAGAAGGGCCCCCTGCACCTGAGGTACTCGAGCCTCGTCAACACGACGGCCGGGATGTCGTTCCTGGTCCGCAAGCACGGCAGCGGGGAATGCATCGGCACCTGGACGGCGCGCGCGCTGCCGGCCGGAGCGCCCGTCGGCTACTCGGTGGCGGAGGTGCACGGCGACAACACCGTCCTCTACTGAGGGGAGGAGCCCGGATTCCGCCTGTCCTGGTTGACTTTGCCGGGGAGGACCGCTAAATTCCGCGCACCGATT
The bacterium genome window above contains:
- a CDS encoding methyltransferase produces the protein MPNTKEWTPQELLRTSGAYWASAAIQAGVALGVFSALGERPAAAADIAAAVKGDARGVGVLLDALTALGLAVKSQGRYAATPFSERYLREDSPEYLGHMIQHHHHLMESWARLHEAVAAGRPVRSRSSHAGGEVREAFLMGMHNSAMLLAPQVTREVDLRGRRRLLDLGGGPGTYAANFCLANPGLAATVFDLPDTATTAARIAARYGLEGRVSFAAGDFLEDDLGGPYDAVWLSHILHGEGPEECRRIIRKAAAALEPGGVFLVHEFILDDAKDGPVYPALFSLNMLLGTPSGRSYAECELREMLEEAGIAGIRRLPMPPQAPSGILRGEKLRAAN
- a CDS encoding hydrolase, coding for MEELVRLPAGGGVIEGELSLPAKASGVVLFAHGSGSSRHSPRNRAVAAALRRAGLGTLLIDLLTLPEERADAVGGHLRFDIPFLGERLLGALEWLGRSPATRTLRLGLFGASTGAAAALVAAAEWPERVAAVV